TGGAAAGCTTTAGACTCTGAGAGATCGCCAAAGACGTCCTGTAATTCCAGGAAAGCCAGTGGTTCTGTTTTGGATCGTTCTGCCAGCTTGCGCAGTCGATCTGCCTGACTGTCTTCTGGTTGCATGTCTTTTCCACCTTCAGAGAGCCCTCCCCAGTATCGACACCAGAGTGCAGACTCCAGCGCCAGACCAGTCACAGAGTTGTCCGCTCGCAGACGATCTCGAGTGGAGGGCAACACAAACTTGGGCTGTCGGTTGGAGCCATCAAAGCAAAGTCGAGCGATGGTATCTCCAATTTTTGGATTGGCAAACCGCTCTAGAATCAACTGAAGATAAGCCTGCAGATCGGTATTGGGTACTGGAGGAACTGATGGTAAAATCTCTTCCATCTCTATCTTCTCAAGGTAACGGTAGATTAGCGGATGCGCCATCGCCTCGTGGACAAAGTGTTTGTCCAGTAGGGCTCCCACATAGGCAATCGAAGCATGCCCCGCATTCAGAATCCTCAGCTTCATATGCTCATAAGGGGTCACGTCCGGCACAAAAGTCACCCCAACAGCTTCCAATTCTGGTCGCCCCAGCGGAAAGTGATCTTCCAAGACCCACTGAATGTAATTTTCACAGAAAACCGGCCATCCGTCCTCAATACCAAACTCCTCCCGCAAGATCGTTCTTTCCCGATCAGAGGTAGCAGGTGTAATACGATCCACCATTCCATTGGGAAAAGCCACCTCACGCTCAACCCAGGAAGCCAATTTGGAATCTTGCATTTCGGCTAGGCCAACCACGGCATTGCGAGTGACATTGCCGTTGTGCAGTAGATTATCGCAGGACATCACGGTAAAGGGTGAAATACCTCTTACCAAACGGGTACGCAAACCAGCCAAAATCAACCCAAAAGCTGTGGTCGGTGTCTCTGGACTCGCTACATCCTTTTTCAATGCTGGTTGGTTTGGATCAAACTCTCCCGTTGCTGGATTAATGAAGTAGCCTCCTTCCGTGACCGTCAATGAAACAATTCGGATGCTTGGGTCTGCAAGCCTCTCAATGTTTGCAAGATCTGCTGGTGGAAGAAAATCGATCATTGATCCCGTTACAGTTGCTTTGTAACCAGCAGCCGATTGTTCCACTACTGTAGTCAAGTAGTCCTGCTGTGCCAGAGTTTGACCCATCACACGATCACCAGACATCACA
This DNA window, taken from SAR324 cluster bacterium, encodes the following:
- a CDS encoding mannitol dehydrogenase family protein — translated: MTIRLSRAALPSFPSQILVPNYSPKQLKPGIVHIGVGNFHRAHQAVYLDQLFRLGKSLDWALVGTGVMSGDRVMGQTLAQQDYLTTVVEQSAAGYKATVTGSMIDFLPPADLANIERLADPSIRIVSLTVTEGGYFINPATGEFDPNQPALKKDVASPETPTTAFGLILAGLRTRLVRGISPFTVMSCDNLLHNGNVTRNAVVGLAEMQDSKLASWVEREVAFPNGMVDRITPATSDRERTILREEFGIEDGWPVFCENYIQWVLEDHFPLGRPELEAVGVTFVPDVTPYEHMKLRILNAGHASIAYVGALLDKHFVHEAMAHPLIYRYLEKIEMEEILPSVPPVPNTDLQAYLQLILERFANPKIGDTIARLCFDGSNRQPKFVLPSTRDRLRADNSVTGLALESALWCRYWGGLSEGGKDMQPEDSQADRLRKLAERSKTEPLAFLELQDVFGDLSESKAFQQSFQNALQHLWQHGTANTLQSYLDDQL